The DNA segment AAAATAAGAGGCTATAACGATTTCAACTATACCGAATATTCTCTTTCACAGTTTAAAGATATGAATAAACCTGTTTTTGAACAGATTAACTTGAATAAATAATCTTTCATCGTTACGTTAGAGGCTGGCGACTTATTATTAACGCCGCCTCTACTAAAATAACAATATATAAAAGAAATATTTTTAATGTGATGCTGAATTAGGCAATGCCCTATCTATTTCGCCTAATGCAAATGCTAAATCAACGGCTGCAATCTGTGATCCTGTATAGGCATCAATCTGAGACATTTGTGCATTTAATAATGCAATCTCTGCGGTATTAATTTCGGTTACGGTTCCCAATCCGTTACGGTAAAATTCTACACTGGCGGTATATGTTAATTGTGTTGTCTCGACTAAATTTTTAGACGCTTTATTTGCCTCAAGTGCCGACTTGAGAGTATTTTCGCTAATTGAAATCTCTTTTATTGCAAGATCTTGGCTTTTGCGTAAATTTTCTTGAGCTAGCCTAATTTCTGATTGTGCATTTGCCATTCTAGATTGACGTATTCCGCCTTCATATAATGGAATACTGACTCCAATCAAGATATTAGAAGATGACGTTCTTTGGCTAATATCAGGAAGTCCCTGAACATCAAAGCTACCAGTTCCTCCTGCAAGAGCACCAGCAAGATATACTTTAGGGAAATAGTCAGATTCGACAGAATTAGCAGCCTTAATTGCGGCTTGTTGTAATTCATACTGCGCTAAAACATCAGGACGTTGTGCAAGTGCTTTTTTTATCACATCATGAGTTAGTGGTGAAATATCATCAGGAAGAAAATTATCATCGGCATAATTAATGGTTATTTTTTCAAAAGGTGAAACGCCAATAGCAGACAATAAGATTTGATATTGATCTTTTTCATGACCTTTAGCTAACACGTTTTGTAATTCAATTTGTGCAACTTGTTGTTTTGCTAATGCCACATCCAATACGGTCGCTAATCCCTTCACTCGTTTTTGCTCAACGGCATATAAAATATCTTTACTTCTTTGAAGGGCTTTTTGAGTAATATTCACCTTTTTTTGTGCTGCACCATAGCTAAAATAGGCAACCGAAACATCATGAATAATTTTCTGATGCATCAGATTAAAATTAAGATTTATTGCTAATGAAGTATGTTTGGCAGCATCGACTAATGCTCCTCGTTTACCAAAATCAAAAATAAGCCATCTAAATGTGAGTGCTGGAATAAAAGC comes from the Proteus appendicitidis genome and includes:
- a CDS encoding TolC family protein, encoding MMIKVVINNKKNILSSLLSLLLVGCVDTSSSFKQYSQNPIAYDNTQYLSSPAEQYLSLPQERMVKSHYALADLIDLGQQNNPDTRIAWELAKKSATDIGMIESTYLPIITATALAGYQHGKIDLPKNPIVDDIKTSSSAFIPALTFRWLIFDFGKRGALVDAAKHTSLAINLNFNLMHQKIIHDVSVAYFSYGAAQKKVNITQKALQRSKDILYAVEQKRVKGLATVLDVALAKQQVAQIELQNVLAKGHEKDQYQILLSAIGVSPFEKITINYADDNFLPDDISPLTHDVIKKALAQRPDVLAQYELQQAAIKAANSVESDYFPKVYLAGALAGGTGSFDVQGLPDISQRTSSSNILIGVSIPLYEGGIRQSRMANAQSEIRLAQENLRKSQDLAIKEISISENTLKSALEANKASKNLVETTQLTYTASVEFYRNGLGTVTEINTAEIALLNAQMSQIDAYTGSQIAAVDLAFALGEIDRALPNSASH